In one Inquilinus sp. Marseille-Q2685 genomic region, the following are encoded:
- a CDS encoding ABC transporter permease, producing MTVFGHRIPMMASLLLWALAWEVVGRLDLVLLFPPFSEVVAALFTVVPTQSFVDAALITVVSFVLGMALAIAVGVPLGALMGRFTAVDQFAGMWVNLFVSAPLSALVPVIMLLFGMGTATVVVTVFLFAVWIIALDTRAGIRHVPPSLVEMARSFGATRWQTASRILLLAALPEILAGIRVGLIRGVKGVVVGQLLVSIIGFGALFELYSRNFLMAEFWALTLVLFAFALLLSGLVSRLEHRIAYYAGVRQS from the coding sequence ATGACCGTCTTCGGCCACCGCATCCCGATGATGGCGTCGCTGCTCCTCTGGGCCCTGGCCTGGGAGGTGGTGGGCCGGCTGGACCTGGTCCTGCTGTTCCCGCCTTTCTCCGAAGTGGTCGCGGCGCTGTTCACCGTGGTGCCGACGCAAAGCTTCGTCGACGCCGCGCTGATCACGGTCGTCAGCTTCGTCCTCGGCATGGCGCTGGCCATCGCCGTCGGCGTACCGCTCGGGGCACTGATGGGGCGCTTCACTGCGGTCGACCAGTTCGCCGGCATGTGGGTGAACCTGTTCGTCAGTGCGCCGCTCTCGGCCCTGGTGCCGGTGATCATGCTGCTGTTCGGCATGGGCACGGCGACGGTTGTGGTCACGGTCTTCCTGTTCGCCGTCTGGATCATCGCGCTCGACACCCGCGCCGGCATCCGGCACGTGCCGCCGTCGCTGGTGGAGATGGCGCGCTCCTTCGGCGCGACGCGCTGGCAGACGGCCAGCCGGATCCTGCTGCTGGCGGCATTGCCGGAGATCCTGGCCGGCATCCGGGTCGGGCTGATCCGCGGCGTCAAGGGCGTGGTGGTCGGGCAGCTGCTGGTGTCGATCATCGGCTTCGGCGCTCTGTTCGAGCTCTATTCCCGCAACTTCCTGATGGCCGAGTTCTGGGCCCTGACCCTGGTCCTCTTCGCCTTCGCGCTTCTCCTCTCCGGGCTGGTCTCCCGGCTCGAGCACCGCATCGCCTATTACGCAGGAGTACGACAGTCATGA
- a CDS encoding ABC transporter ATP-binding protein — protein sequence MSKSSAAMPLPRDQVVAEPAEPAVEVRGIVKRYGTQVVALDGISLAFREGELTSLLGPSGCGKTTLLKIIAGLMEPTAGEVLVRGRAVAGPGPDRAFVFQDFALMPWATVLRNVAFGLELKGVARAEREETARRHIARVGLAGFENRYPHQLSGGMRQRVGLARALAVDAEVLLMDEPFSAVDEQTRRKFQEDLLALCREERKTFIVVTHSIEEAVYLSDRIVLLSPRPGRVSEIVVPEIPRQGTPDEIRRDSAYIDTVEDIWRGLRRYVE from the coding sequence ATGAGCAAGAGCAGCGCCGCCATGCCATTGCCCCGCGATCAGGTCGTGGCGGAACCGGCCGAGCCCGCGGTCGAGGTCCGCGGCATCGTCAAGCGCTATGGCACCCAGGTCGTGGCCCTCGACGGCATCTCTCTGGCCTTCCGCGAGGGCGAGCTGACCAGCCTCCTGGGCCCGTCCGGCTGCGGCAAGACCACGCTCCTGAAGATCATCGCCGGGCTGATGGAGCCGACCGCGGGCGAGGTGCTGGTCCGCGGCCGCGCCGTGGCCGGGCCGGGGCCGGACCGCGCCTTCGTGTTCCAGGACTTCGCCCTGATGCCCTGGGCCACGGTGCTGCGCAACGTCGCCTTCGGGCTGGAGCTGAAGGGCGTGGCCCGGGCCGAGCGCGAGGAGACGGCGCGCCGGCACATCGCCCGGGTCGGCCTCGCCGGCTTCGAGAACCGCTATCCGCACCAGCTGTCCGGCGGCATGCGCCAGCGCGTCGGCCTGGCCCGGGCGCTGGCGGTCGACGCCGAGGTGCTGCTGATGGACGAGCCGTTCAGCGCCGTCGACGAGCAGACCCGCCGCAAGTTCCAGGAGGACCTGCTGGCGCTGTGCCGCGAGGAGCGCAAGACCTTCATCGTCGTCACCCATTCGATCGAGGAGGCGGTCTACCTCTCCGACCGCATCGTCCTCCTGTCGCCGCGGCCCGGCCGGGTGTCGGAGATCGTGGTGCCGGAGATCCCGCGCCAGGGCACGCCCGACGAGATCCGCCGCGACTCCGCCTATATCGACACGGTCGAGGACATCTGGCGCGGCCTGCGGCGCTATGTGGAGTAG
- a CDS encoding ABC transporter permease has product MTGAAVAEAERRGSVLTALAADPLFWRLASVVVLCGGWEIAGRIPVNYALPSFSATAAAFWRLLADGSLATAYLDTLQPLLLGLVISAVAGVGCGVAMGLNRSLEWAGAPIFIVMQAAPMAALIPLTTFVYGIGLTAKVIAVVMLALPVIVLNSYQAVRHVGPSLADMARSFMATRRQIVRKIVIPDASPMIFAGLRLGISAGFIGVVLAELLITPTGIGDLITYHRSVADYPEMYATIASIILFAAVTVGALQRLEVALFRPEKRGQP; this is encoded by the coding sequence ATGACGGGCGCCGCCGTCGCCGAAGCCGAGCGGAGGGGCAGCGTCCTTACCGCCCTGGCTGCCGACCCGCTGTTCTGGCGCCTCGCCTCCGTCGTCGTGCTGTGCGGCGGGTGGGAAATCGCGGGCCGCATCCCGGTCAACTACGCGCTGCCGTCCTTCAGCGCCACCGCCGCGGCCTTCTGGCGGCTGCTGGCCGACGGCAGCCTGGCGACAGCCTATCTCGACACGCTGCAGCCGCTGTTGCTGGGCCTCGTGATCTCCGCCGTCGCCGGGGTTGGCTGCGGCGTCGCCATGGGGCTGAACCGCAGCCTGGAATGGGCCGGGGCGCCGATCTTCATCGTCATGCAGGCGGCGCCGATGGCGGCGCTGATCCCGCTGACCACCTTCGTCTACGGCATCGGCCTGACCGCCAAGGTCATCGCCGTGGTGATGCTGGCCCTGCCGGTGATCGTGCTGAACAGCTACCAGGCGGTGCGTCATGTCGGGCCGTCGCTGGCCGACATGGCCCGGTCCTTCATGGCCACCCGGCGGCAGATCGTGCGCAAGATCGTGATCCCGGACGCCAGCCCGATGATCTTCGCCGGCCTCAGGCTCGGCATATCGGCCGGCTTCATCGGCGTGGTCCTGGCCGAGCTGCTGATCACCCCGACCGGGATCGGCGACCTGATCACCTATCACCGCTCGGTCGCCGACTATCCGGAGATGTACGCGACCATCGCCTCCATCATCCTCTTCGCCGCGGTGACCGTGGGGGCGCTGCAGCGGCTCGAGGTCGCCCTGTTCCGGCCGGAAAAGCGAGGACAGCCATGA